In a single window of the Raphanus sativus cultivar WK10039 chromosome 9, ASM80110v3, whole genome shotgun sequence genome:
- the LOC108823639 gene encoding probable pectate lyase 6: MMAAYLNLGSYVFSFLFLSLAVVAPSIQAHVAVFDEYWTQRQANALRQTMESYDPNPFNVTDHLNYHAALAMETTVADNGTRRELGQVGGGRKTKRRGGRYHSLNAIDKCWRGHKNWDKNRKKLADCVLGFGQKTTGGKEGPIYTVTDASDDDLLNPKPGTLRHAVTRDRPLWIIFGRSMIIKLQQELIIASDKTIDGRGANVHITGGAGLTLQFVNNVIVHNIHIKTIVPGNGGMIRDSEHHFGHRTTSDGDGINIFGSTNVWIDHVSMTNCTDGMIDVIMGSTAITISNCHLTDHNEVMLFGAREEDVIDKKMQITVAFNHFGKRLVQRMPRARFGLVHVVNNDYTHWEMYAIGGNMNPTIISQGNRFIAPPKENCKQVTKREYAKYSEWKSWNWQSEGDYFLNGAYFVKSGRANAWSPAPENPVPRQFAIQPQPGTKIRRLTKDAGTLGCRPGKSC; encoded by the exons atgatggcTGCTTATTTGAATCTTGGGAGCTACGTtttctccttcctcttcttgtCTCTAGCCGTGGTGGCTCCATCGATTCAAGCTCACGTCGCAGTCTTCGATGAATACTGGACCCAGCGTCAGGCCAACGCGTTAAGACAAACTATGGAGTCTTATGACCCGAATCCCTTTAACGTCACAGATCATTTGAACTACCATGCCGCATT AGCAATGGAGACTACTGTTGCAGACAACGGAACAAGGAGAGAGCTCGGACAAGTTGGAGGCGGTCGGAAAACAAAGAGACGTGGAGGAAGGTACCATTCCCTAAACGCTATCGACAAATGCTGGCGAGGACACAAGAACTGGGACAAAAACCGGAAAAAGCTAGCGGACTGCGTCCTAGGGTTCGGTCAGAAGACAACAGGAGGCAAGGAGGGACCTATCTACACAGTCACCGACGCTTCAGACGACGACCTCTTGAACCCCAAGCCAGGAACTCTGAGACACGCCGTGACGCGCGACAGACCGCTGTGGATCATATTCGGTAGAAGCATGATCATAAAACTGCAACAAGAACTGATCATAGCGAGCGACAAGACCATCGACGGTCGAGGAGCGAATGTTCATATAACCGGAGGTGCGGGTTTAACGTTGCAGTTCGTGAATAACGTGATCGTGCACAACATTCATATCAAGACGATTGTACCTGGAAACGGTGGGATGATTAGAGACTCCGAACATCATTTTGGGCATCGGACGACAAGTGATGGTGATGGGATCAATATTTTTGGATCGACCAATGTTTGGATCGATCATGTCTCCATGACTAATTGTACTGATGGTATGATCGATGTCATCATGGGATCGACCGCTATTACTATCTCTAATTGCCATCTGACCGACCATAACGAG GTGATGTTGTTTGGGGCTAGAGAAGAGGATGTGATTGACAAGAAAATGCAGATAACAGTAGCGTTTAACCATTTTGGTAAGAGACTTGTTCAAAGAATGCCTAGGGCCAGATTTGGTTTGGTCCATGTGGTGAACAATGACTACACTCACTGGGAAATGTATGCAATTGGTGGAAACATGAATCCTACCATCATAAGTCAAGGCAACCGTTTCATTGCTCCTCCTAAAGAAAATTGCAAGCAG GTTACAAAGAGAGAGTACGCAAAATATTCAGAGTGGAAATCATGGAACTGGCAATCAGAGGGAGACTACTTCTTGAACGGAGCTTACTTTGTAAAATCAGGAAGGGCAAACGCATGGAGCCCTGCCCCGGAAAATCCAGTTCCTAGACAGTTTGCAATCCAGCCTCAGCCGGGAACAAAGATAAGAAGACTAACCAAAGATGCTGGTACGCTTGGTTGCAGACCAGGCAAGTCCTGCTGA